One Ricinus communis isolate WT05 ecotype wild-type chromosome 1, ASM1957865v1, whole genome shotgun sequence DNA window includes the following coding sequences:
- the LOC8270610 gene encoding 3-phosphoshikimate 1-carboxyvinyltransferase 2: MAKVSKISNTNTFTFPNLSKPQIPKSSLSSVSFRSQINGSSLSWGLKQCQRKGDFAVRVAPLRVSASVATAEKPSTAPEIVLQPIKEISGTVTLPGSKSLSNRILLLAALSEGTTVVDNLLNSDDVRYMLGALRTLGLRVEDNSELKRAIIEGCGGSFPVGRESKTDVELFLGNAGTAMRPLTAAVTAAGGNSSYILDGVPRMRERPIGDLVAGLQQLGADVTCSSTNCPPVRVNGKGGLPGGKVKLSGSISSQYLTALLMAAPLALGDVEIEIIDKLISIPYVEMTLKLMERYGVFVEHSSSWDRFFIRGGQKYKSPGNSYVEGDASSASYFLAGAAVTGGTITVEGCGTSSLQGDVKFAEVLEQMGAKVTWTENSVTVTGPPRNSPTQKHLRAIDVNMNKMPDVAMTLAVVALFADGPTAIRDVASWRVKETERMIAICTELRKLGATVEEGPDYCVITPPEKLNVTEIDTYDDHRMAMAFSLAACGDVPVTIKDPGCTRKTFPDYFEVLQRFTKQ; this comes from the exons ATGGCGAAAGTGAGTAAAATTTCTAATACAAATACATTTACTTTCCCCAATCTCTCAAAACCCCAAATACCCAAATCATCTCTATCTTCAGTTTCATTTAGATCACAAATTAATGGGTCTTCTCTTTCTTGGGGTTTAAAACAATGTCAAAGAAAAGGTGACTTTGCAGTTAGGGTTGCTCCTCTTCGAGTTTCAGCTTCAGTAGCAACAGCAGAAAAGCCGTCAACGGCACCAGAAATAGTGTTGCAGCCCATTAAAGAAATATCGGGTACTGTCACATTGCCGGGTTCTAAGTCACTTTCCAACCGAATTCTACTTCTCGCTGCTCTCTCTGAG GGTACAACTGTTGTTGACAACTTGCTGAATAGTGATGATGTTCGTTATATGCTTGGTGCGCTGAGAACACTTGGACTACGCGTGGAAGACAATAGTGAACTCAAAAGAGCTATTATAGAAGGTTGTGGTGGTTCATTTCCAGTGGGTAGAGAATCAAAAACTGATGTTGAACTTTTCCTTGGTAATGCGGGAACAGCAATGCGTCCATTGACAGCTGCAGTTACTGCAGCTGGTGGAAATTCGAG CTACATACTTGATGGGGTACCACGAATGAGAGAGAGACCAATTGGGGATCTGGTTGCTGGTCTTCAGCAGCTTGGTGCAGATGTTACCTGTTCTTCTACAAACTGCCCCCCTGTTCGTGTAAATGGAAAGGGAGGCCTTCCTGGGGGAAAG GTTAAACTTTCTGGATCCATCAGTAGTCAATACTTGACAGCTTTGCTTATGGCAGCTCCTTTGGCTCTCGGAGAtgtagaaattgaaattattgatAAACTGATATCCATTCCTTATGTCGAGATGACTTTGAAGTTAATGGAACGCTATGGAGTCTTTGTAGAACACAGTAGTAGCTGGGATCGTTTCTTCATTCGAGGAGGTCAAAAGTACAA GTCTCCTGGAAATTCTTATGTTGAGGGTGATGCTTCAAGTGCCAGTTATTTCCTGGCTGGTGCAGCAGTTACTGGTGGAACTATCACTGTTGAAGGTTGTGGAACTAGCAGTCTACAG GGAGATGTGAAGTTTGCTGAGGTTCTTGAGCAAATGGGAGCTAAGGTTACATGGACGGAGAACAGTGTTACTGTCACTGGACCACCACGAAATTCTCCTACTCAAAAACATTTGCGGGCGATTGATGTCAATATGAATAAAATGCCAGATGTTGCTATGACGCTGGCTGTGGTTGCGCTTTTTGCTGACGGCCCTACTGCCATAAGAGATG TGGCAAGTTGGAGAGTGAAAGAAACAGAACGGATGATTGCAATTTGCACAGAACTTAGAAAG TTGGGAGCAACAGTTGAGGAAGGACCAGATTACTGTGTGATCACTCCACCGGAGAAACTAAATGTGACTGAGATTGACACGTATGATGATCACAGAATGGCCATGGCATTCTCACTAGCTGCCTGTGGAGATGTTCCAGTGACAATCAAGGACCCTGGTTGCACGAGAAAAACTTTCCCAGACTACTTTGAAGTCCTCCAGAGGTTCACTAAGCAATAA
- the LOC8270607 gene encoding DNA repair protein RAD51 homolog 3 isoform X2, with amino-acid sequence MEVSRLPLSASQRGKLILAGYTSLSSLSSVSPSDLARDLKISDSEALEILKVASRNSRLDGMEGCHAVINGAQNAWEMLHEESSLTHITTSCADLDNILGGGITCKEVTEIGGLPGIGKTQLGIQLAVNVQIPPYCGGLGGKAVYIDTEGSFMVERVLQVAEASVEDMLEYSRFLRRDLQTCQVATQSKDILENIYYFRVCSYTEQVALVNYLEKFISEHRDVKVVIIDSITFHFRQDFDDLALRTRVLSGMALKLMKIAKSFSLAVVLLNQVTTKHTEGSFQLGLALGESWSHSCTNRIILYWNSNERYAYIDKSPSLKSATAPYSVTRGGIRNSSSNCKRVKMM; translated from the exons ATGGAAGTATCGAGGCTACCGTTATCAGCGAGTCAGAGAGGGAAGCTTATTTTAGCTGGCTATACTTCTCTCTCTTCCCTCTCCTCTGTCTCCCCCTCAGATCTTGCCCGGG ATCTGAAAATTTCAGATAGTGAAGCTCTTGAAATTCTGAAGGTCGCATCACGTAACAGTAGGCTGGACGGTATGGAAGGGTGCCATGCCGTTATCAACG GTGCACAGAATGCTTGGGAGATGCTTCATGAGGAGTCGTCTTTGACACACATTACTACATCTTGTGCAGATTTAGATAACATCCTTGGTGGAGGAATTACTTGCAAAGAAGTTACAGAGATTG GTGGATTACCAGGCATTGGTAAAACGCAGCTCGG GATCCAACTTGCAGTCAATGTTCAAATTCCACCTTATTGTGGTGGTCTAGGAGGAAAGGCAGTTTATATAG ATACAGAAGGTAGTTTTATGGTGGAGCGTGTTCTACAGGTTGCTGAAGCAAGTGTGGAGGACATGTTGGAATATAGTAGGTTTTTACGCAGGGACTTGCAAACTTGTCAAGTGGCAACGCAAAGCAAGGATATCctggaaaatatatattatttccgTGTCTGCAGTTATACAGAGCAAGTTGCTCTGGTTAATTACTTGGAAAAGTTCATTTCAGAGCATAGAGAT GTTAAGGTTGTTATTATTGATAGCATAACTTTCCACTTCCGCCAAGATTTTGATGACTTAGCCCTCAGAACACGGGTGCTCAGCGGAATGGCCCTAAAATTGATGAAGATTGCAAAAAGTTTCAGCCTAGCA gTAGTTTTGTTGAATCAGGTAACAACCAAGCACACCGAGGGTTCCTTCCAATTAGGTCTTGCACTAG GTGAGAGCTGGTCACATTCTTGCACAAACCGGATCATTTTGTATTGGAATAGTAATGAACGATATGCATACATTGACAAGTCCCCTTCTCTTAAATCAGCAACAGCACCCTATTCTGTGACCAGAGGAGGGATCAGAAATTCTTCTTCAAATTGTAAACGTGTTAAAATGATGTAA
- the LOC8270608 gene encoding transketolase, chloroplastic gives MASTSSLTLSQALLARAISHHVSTQSSDRLSLSTPSLPAFSGLKSTSSSIPRATSSRRSRRNSSIPTARRLQTPTRAAAVETLDVTTDTSLVEKSVNTIRFLAIDAVEKANSGHPGLPMGCAPMGHILYDEIMKYNPKNPYWFNRDRFVLSAGHGCMLQYALLHLAGYDSVKEEDLKSFRQWGSKTPGHPENFETPGVEVTTGPLGQGIANAVGLALAEKHLAARFNKPDNEIVDHYTYAILGDGCQMEGIANEACSLAGHWGLGKLIAFYDDNHISIDGDTEIAFTESVDKRFEALGWHVIWVKNGNTGYDEIRAAIKEAKAVTDKPTMIKVTTTIGYGSPNKANSYSVHGSALGAKEVDATRKNLGWPFEPFHVPEDVKNHWSRHIPGGAAFEAEWNAKFAEYEKKYKEEAAELKSIIKGELPAGWEKALPTYTPESPADATRNLSQANLNALAKVLPGLLGGSADLASSNMTLLKMFGDFQKDTPEERNVRFGVREHGMGAICNGIALHSPGLIPYCATFFVFTDYMRAAMRISALSEAGVIYVMTHDSIGLGEDGPTHQPIEHLASFRAMPNILMFRPADGNETAGAYRIAVLNRKRPSVLALSRQKLPQLPGTSIEGVEKGGYTISDNSSGNKPDVILIGTGSELEIAAKAAEELRKEGKAVRVVSFVSWELFDEQSDAYKESVLPAAVTARVSIEAGSTFGWQKIVGGKGKAIGIDRFGASAPAGKIYKEYGITAEAVIAAAKELC, from the exons ATGGCGTCTACTTCATCTCTAACTCTATCACAAGCTCTCTTGGCTCGAGCCATTTCTCACCATGTCTCAACCCAATCCTCTGAccgtctctctctctccacaCCTTCCCTCCCTGCCTTTTCCGGACTCAAGTCCACCTCTTCTTCCATCCCACGCGCCACCTCCTCCCGCCGCAGTCGCCGCAACAGCAGCATCCCCACCGCTCGCCGCCTCCAGACCCCAACCAGAGCAGCTGCCGTTGAAACTCTGGATGTCACTACTGATACTTCATTGGTTGAGAAATCTGTCAATACAATTAGATTTCTTGCTATTGATGCTGTTGAAAAGGCCAATTCAGGTCATCCCGGTCTACCCATGGGTTGTGCTCCCATGGGTCATATTTTGTACGatgaaataatgaaatataatccaaagaatccttaTTGGTTCAATCGTGATCGCTTTGTATTGTCTGCTGGTCATGGATGTATGTTGCAGTACGCTTTGCTTCACCTTGCTGGTTATGATAGTGTCAAG GAAGAAGACTTAAAGAGTTTCCGTCAATGGGGAAGTAAAACCCCTGGGCATCCTGAGAACTTTGAGACACCTGGTGTTGAAGTTACAACTG GCCCTCTTGGACAGGGTATTGCCAATGCTGTTGGTTTGGCACTTGCTGAGAAGCACTTGGCTGCTCGCTTTAACAAACCAGACAATGAAATTGTTGACCACTACAC ATATGCTATTCTGGGAGATGGGTGTCAGATGGAGGGTATTGCAAATGAAGCTTGTTCCCTTGCTGGACACTGGGGACTAGGAAAGCTTATAGCTTTCTATGATGACAACCACATTTCCATTGATGGTGACACAGAAATTGCATTCACTGAGAGCGTGGACAAACGTTTCGAGGCTCTTGGATGGCATGTTATTTGGGTGAAGAATGGAAACACTGGCTATGATGAAATTCGTGCTGCCATTAAGGAGGCCAAGGCTGTGACAGACAAACCCACTATGATTAAG GTCACTACGACCATAGGTTATGGATCTCCAAACAAGGCAAACTCATACAGTGTGCATGGTAGTGCATTGGGTGCCAAGGAAGTTGACGCTACTAGGAAGAACCTTGGTTGGCCATTCGAGCCTTTCCATGTTCCAGAGGATGTTAAGAA TCACTGGAGCCGCCATATTCCAGGAGGTGCTGCTTTTGAAGCTGAATGGAATGCAAAGTTTGCAGAGTATGAGAAGAAGTACAAGGAGGAAGCTGCAGAGTTGAAGTCTATCATCAAGGGTGAACTACCTGCTGGTTGGGAAAAGGCACTTCCA ACATATACACCAGAAAGCCCAGCAGATGCTACAAGAAACCTGTCTCAGGCAAACCTAAATGCACTTGCAAAGGTTCTCCCTGGTCTTCTCGGTGGCAGTGCAGATCTTGCTTCTTCAAACATGACCTTGTTGAAAATGTTTGGGGACTTCCAAAAAGATACCCCTGAAGAACGTAATGTCAGGTTTGGTGTCAGGGAGCATGGAATGGGAGCCATCTGCAATGGCATTGCACTTCATAGCCCTGGCTTGATCCCATATTGTGCAACATTCTTTGTTTTCACTGACTACATGAGGGCTGCTATGAGAATTTCTGCCTTGTCTGAGGCTGGAGTCATCTATGTTATGACGCACGACTCGATTGGTCTTGGAGAAGATGGACCAACCCATCAACCAATTGAGCACCTGGCAAGCTTCCGTGCAATGCCTAACATCTTGATGTTCCGCCCAGCTGATGGAAATGAAACTGCTGGTGCATACAGAATTGCTGTCCTCAACAGGAAGAGACCATCTGTCCTTGCACTCTCCAGACAAAAGCTACCCCAACTTCCTGGAACCTCCATTGAGGGAGTAGAAAAGGGTGGCTACACAATTTCTGATAATTCTTCAGGAAACAAGCCTGATGTTATTTTGATTGGAACTGGCTCCGAATTGGAAATTGCTGCCAAGGCTGCAGAAGAACTTAGAAAGGAGGGCAAGGCTGTAAGAGTTGTCTCCTTTGTGTCATGGGAGCTTTTCGATGAGCAATCAGATGCCTACAAGGAAAGTGTTCTGCCAGCAGCTGTAACAGCAAGAGTTAGCATTGAAGCCGGTTCAACATTTGGTTGGCAGAAGATTGTTGGAGGAAAAGGTAAGGCTATTGGAATAGACCGATTTGGGGCTAGCGCACCAGCTGGTAAGATATACAAGGAGTACGGCATTACTGCAGAGGCAGTAATTGCTGCAGCAAAAGAACTTTGCTAG
- the LOC8270607 gene encoding DNA repair protein RAD51 homolog 3 isoform X3 — MEVSRLPLSASQRGKLILAGYTSLSSLSSVSPSDLARDLKISDSEALEILKVASRNSRLDGMEGCHAVINVKGAQNAWEMLHEESSLTHITTSCADLDNILGGGITCKEVTEIGGLPGIGKTQLGIQLAVNVQIPPYCGGLGGKAVYIEGSFMVERVLQVAEASVEDMLEYSRFLRRDLQTCQVATQSKDILENIYYFRVCSYTEQVALVNYLEKFISEHRDVKVVIIDSITFHFRQDFDDLALRTRVLSGMALKLMKIAKSFSLAVVLLNQVTTKHTEGSFQLGLALGESWSHSCTNRIILYWNSNERYAYIDKSPSLKSATAPYSVTRGGIRNSSSNCKRVKMM, encoded by the exons ATGGAAGTATCGAGGCTACCGTTATCAGCGAGTCAGAGAGGGAAGCTTATTTTAGCTGGCTATACTTCTCTCTCTTCCCTCTCCTCTGTCTCCCCCTCAGATCTTGCCCGGG ATCTGAAAATTTCAGATAGTGAAGCTCTTGAAATTCTGAAGGTCGCATCACGTAACAGTAGGCTGGACGGTATGGAAGGGTGCCATGCCGTTATCAACG TTAAAGGTGCACAGAATGCTTGGGAGATGCTTCATGAGGAGTCGTCTTTGACACACATTACTACATCTTGTGCAGATTTAGATAACATCCTTGGTGGAGGAATTACTTGCAAAGAAGTTACAGAGATTG GTGGATTACCAGGCATTGGTAAAACGCAGCTCGG GATCCAACTTGCAGTCAATGTTCAAATTCCACCTTATTGTGGTGGTCTAGGAGGAAAGGCAGTTTATATAG AAGGTAGTTTTATGGTGGAGCGTGTTCTACAGGTTGCTGAAGCAAGTGTGGAGGACATGTTGGAATATAGTAGGTTTTTACGCAGGGACTTGCAAACTTGTCAAGTGGCAACGCAAAGCAAGGATATCctggaaaatatatattatttccgTGTCTGCAGTTATACAGAGCAAGTTGCTCTGGTTAATTACTTGGAAAAGTTCATTTCAGAGCATAGAGAT GTTAAGGTTGTTATTATTGATAGCATAACTTTCCACTTCCGCCAAGATTTTGATGACTTAGCCCTCAGAACACGGGTGCTCAGCGGAATGGCCCTAAAATTGATGAAGATTGCAAAAAGTTTCAGCCTAGCA gTAGTTTTGTTGAATCAGGTAACAACCAAGCACACCGAGGGTTCCTTCCAATTAGGTCTTGCACTAG GTGAGAGCTGGTCACATTCTTGCACAAACCGGATCATTTTGTATTGGAATAGTAATGAACGATATGCATACATTGACAAGTCCCCTTCTCTTAAATCAGCAACAGCACCCTATTCTGTGACCAGAGGAGGGATCAGAAATTCTTCTTCAAATTGTAAACGTGTTAAAATGATGTAA
- the LOC8270607 gene encoding DNA repair protein RAD51 homolog 3 isoform X4 has product MEVSRLPLSASQRGKLILAGYTSLSSLSSVSPSDLARDLKISDSEALEILKVASRNSRLDGMEGCHAVINVKGAQNAWEMLHEESSLTHITTSCADLDNILGGGITCKEVTEIGGLPGIGKTQLGIQLAVNVQIPPYCGGLGGKAVYIDTEGSFMVERVLQVAEASVEDMLEYSRFLRRDLQTCQVATQSKDILENIYYFRVCSYTEQVALVNYLEKFISEHRDVKVVIIDSITFHFRQDFDDLALRTRVLSGMALKLMKIAKSFSLAVVLLNQVTTKHTEGSFQLGLALATAPYSVTRGGIRNSSSNCKRVKMM; this is encoded by the exons ATGGAAGTATCGAGGCTACCGTTATCAGCGAGTCAGAGAGGGAAGCTTATTTTAGCTGGCTATACTTCTCTCTCTTCCCTCTCCTCTGTCTCCCCCTCAGATCTTGCCCGGG ATCTGAAAATTTCAGATAGTGAAGCTCTTGAAATTCTGAAGGTCGCATCACGTAACAGTAGGCTGGACGGTATGGAAGGGTGCCATGCCGTTATCAACG TTAAAGGTGCACAGAATGCTTGGGAGATGCTTCATGAGGAGTCGTCTTTGACACACATTACTACATCTTGTGCAGATTTAGATAACATCCTTGGTGGAGGAATTACTTGCAAAGAAGTTACAGAGATTG GTGGATTACCAGGCATTGGTAAAACGCAGCTCGG GATCCAACTTGCAGTCAATGTTCAAATTCCACCTTATTGTGGTGGTCTAGGAGGAAAGGCAGTTTATATAG ATACAGAAGGTAGTTTTATGGTGGAGCGTGTTCTACAGGTTGCTGAAGCAAGTGTGGAGGACATGTTGGAATATAGTAGGTTTTTACGCAGGGACTTGCAAACTTGTCAAGTGGCAACGCAAAGCAAGGATATCctggaaaatatatattatttccgTGTCTGCAGTTATACAGAGCAAGTTGCTCTGGTTAATTACTTGGAAAAGTTCATTTCAGAGCATAGAGAT GTTAAGGTTGTTATTATTGATAGCATAACTTTCCACTTCCGCCAAGATTTTGATGACTTAGCCCTCAGAACACGGGTGCTCAGCGGAATGGCCCTAAAATTGATGAAGATTGCAAAAAGTTTCAGCCTAGCA gTAGTTTTGTTGAATCAGGTAACAACCAAGCACACCGAGGGTTCCTTCCAATTAGGTCTTGCACTAG CAACAGCACCCTATTCTGTGACCAGAGGAGGGATCAGAAATTCTTCTTCAAATTGTAAACGTGTTAAAATGATGTAA
- the LOC8270607 gene encoding DNA repair protein RAD51 homolog 3 isoform X1 has protein sequence MEVSRLPLSASQRGKLILAGYTSLSSLSSVSPSDLARDLKISDSEALEILKVASRNSRLDGMEGCHAVINVKGAQNAWEMLHEESSLTHITTSCADLDNILGGGITCKEVTEIGGLPGIGKTQLGIQLAVNVQIPPYCGGLGGKAVYIDTEGSFMVERVLQVAEASVEDMLEYSRFLRRDLQTCQVATQSKDILENIYYFRVCSYTEQVALVNYLEKFISEHRDVKVVIIDSITFHFRQDFDDLALRTRVLSGMALKLMKIAKSFSLAVVLLNQVTTKHTEGSFQLGLALGESWSHSCTNRIILYWNSNERYAYIDKSPSLKSATAPYSVTRGGIRNSSSNCKRVKMM, from the exons ATGGAAGTATCGAGGCTACCGTTATCAGCGAGTCAGAGAGGGAAGCTTATTTTAGCTGGCTATACTTCTCTCTCTTCCCTCTCCTCTGTCTCCCCCTCAGATCTTGCCCGGG ATCTGAAAATTTCAGATAGTGAAGCTCTTGAAATTCTGAAGGTCGCATCACGTAACAGTAGGCTGGACGGTATGGAAGGGTGCCATGCCGTTATCAACG TTAAAGGTGCACAGAATGCTTGGGAGATGCTTCATGAGGAGTCGTCTTTGACACACATTACTACATCTTGTGCAGATTTAGATAACATCCTTGGTGGAGGAATTACTTGCAAAGAAGTTACAGAGATTG GTGGATTACCAGGCATTGGTAAAACGCAGCTCGG GATCCAACTTGCAGTCAATGTTCAAATTCCACCTTATTGTGGTGGTCTAGGAGGAAAGGCAGTTTATATAG ATACAGAAGGTAGTTTTATGGTGGAGCGTGTTCTACAGGTTGCTGAAGCAAGTGTGGAGGACATGTTGGAATATAGTAGGTTTTTACGCAGGGACTTGCAAACTTGTCAAGTGGCAACGCAAAGCAAGGATATCctggaaaatatatattatttccgTGTCTGCAGTTATACAGAGCAAGTTGCTCTGGTTAATTACTTGGAAAAGTTCATTTCAGAGCATAGAGAT GTTAAGGTTGTTATTATTGATAGCATAACTTTCCACTTCCGCCAAGATTTTGATGACTTAGCCCTCAGAACACGGGTGCTCAGCGGAATGGCCCTAAAATTGATGAAGATTGCAAAAAGTTTCAGCCTAGCA gTAGTTTTGTTGAATCAGGTAACAACCAAGCACACCGAGGGTTCCTTCCAATTAGGTCTTGCACTAG GTGAGAGCTGGTCACATTCTTGCACAAACCGGATCATTTTGTATTGGAATAGTAATGAACGATATGCATACATTGACAAGTCCCCTTCTCTTAAATCAGCAACAGCACCCTATTCTGTGACCAGAGGAGGGATCAGAAATTCTTCTTCAAATTGTAAACGTGTTAAAATGATGTAA